CCAATAAAAGAACCCAAATAAATCTTTACTTTGCCAAGTAATACCCCTGTTAAACATACAAAGCTAAAAGCTATAATATCAAAACTAGTATTTTTTGATTCTGTTATATTGTCGTTAGTGTTATCATTTTTACCTTGTTTAGTATATTTTTTACCCATAAACTGAGCAAAAATAATAACTATTGCTACTCCAGGTACATAAGATATTGAATAGCCTAAGCCTACTAAAGCTTCACTATTAGCTACTGAATTTTTAGCCATTTCTAAAGCGGTAGCTAATCCTGGCGAGCTTGTTAAAGAACCAACATAAGTACCAATAATGCTTGCGTTACTAAAGTGAGTAAAGGATTTAGCAAATATTAGGGTTAAACATGCCCCTGTAAATGTAATAACAAAAGCCAAAAATACAAATTTTAAGCCATTTTTTTTAATAGTTTGTTTAATGTTTTTAGAAGCAATAAGACCCACTGAGGCAATAAAGCCAATTAAACTTAAGCTAAACAAATCTTTGGTAACAAAAGGGGCTCCAAAACTAACATTGCCATTAATAGCTACCCATTTAGTTACCGTGTAGCTTAAAAAAATGCCAACAAATAGCCCCCCAGAGCTACCTAGTTTAAAGTTTTTATACTCAAGTTTACCAAGATACTGCCCTAAAACTATACTTAAAAACAAAAGAACAAAAGGGTTTGTGATAATACTTTTTATATCCAAATGATTCTCCTCCTCAAATTATCACCTTAAAAAATAAAAAAACCAGCATTCAAAAAATGCTGGTGCTCGTTGGCTTTTACCTTTCCTTTACGAAAAGCAAACATCAAAAACAGTAGAATACATAATCCTACCATAGTTTAATAACACCTCCTCATCCTCGTGAGTAAATTACAGCATTGTTACTACTGGCAGGTCTCCTGACTTAGGCATAACAAAATTTATTCCTTCCCATACATAAGTACAGTGGTAATAATAAATTTCTAACCTTTACAGTGGCGGGACCGTGTTGGCTTTTAACCAAACTTCCCTTTTAAGAAATTGCGTATTAACAATTTCACCAATAGCCGAATATTCAATTCCGCTTCACTATACAATGCATTTATAAAACTGTCAATGTTGTTTTTTAAACTTTAAGGTCTTTTTTGTGTTTAAGGTACTAGGCTACAAACATTAAATTATAGGTTTTTAAATGAAAAAGACCCTATATGGGTCTTTTTCTGTGTGTTTATTAAGTTATCTACTAAAACTTATAGTAGTAATTAATCTTGCATAAATTTATACTTATATGAATGAGGCGGATTAAAGTTTTCTTTAATATTTCTTAAAGTTACCCATCTCTGTAGGTTTAATTTACTTCCTGCCTTGTCATTTGTTCCTGACTTACGTGAACCACCAAAAGGCTGTTGACCAACTACGGCACCTGTTGGTTTGTCATTAATGTAAAAGTTACCAGCACTGTGGCTTAGTACTTCTTCCATATGTTCTATTACATATCTATCCTGAGCAAAAATTGCCCCTGTTAAAGCATAAGGTGATGTTTCATCACATAGCTGTAATGTATCTTCAAATTCTTCGTCATTATATACATAAATAGTAAGTACAGGTCCAAAAATTTCTTCTTGCATTGTCTTAAACTTAGGGTTGCTAGTTACTATAATAGTAGGGTCAATAAAATAGCCTACAGAGTCATCGTAGGTTCCCCCAGTAATAATTTCAGCTTCATTTGAGTTTTTAGCGTAATCAATATAGCTGGCAATTTTATTAAAGGCCACTTTATCAATAACTGCACTCATATAATTAGTAAAATCTTCAACATCGCCAACTGAAATTTTACTAACGTCTGCTATTAAATCATCTTTAATAATGTTATAAATGCTTGCTGGAATATAGGCACGTGAGGCAGCTGAACACTTTTGACCTTGGTACTCAAAAGAACCACGTATTAAAGCAGTTTTAAGGGCCTGAGCATCACATGATTTGTGAGCAAATACAAAATCTTTACCACCAGTTTCACCTACAATACGAGGGTAACTTCTATATGAGTCTATATTTTTGCCAATGTTTTGCCAAATAATTTCAAATACTCGAGTTGAGCCAGTAAAATGAATACCTGCAAAGTCTTTATGAGCTATTGCTACTTCACTTATAGCTGGTCCATCACAAGGTACAAAATTAATAACCCCAGCAGGTAAGCCAGCCTCTTGTAATAGTTTCATAATAAAGTAATTAGAATAAACAGCTGTTCCTGCAGGCTTCCACAAAACGGTATTGCCTAAAAGTGCAGGGGCTGTTGGTAAGTTGCCACCTATAGCCGTAAAGTTAAAGGGTGAAATAGCAACAACAAAACCATCTAGAGGTCTGTATTCAATTCTGTTCCATTCTGTGCTGGTTGAATAAGGTTGGTCTTGATAAATTTGTTCTGTGAACTGAACATTAAAGCGTAAAAAATCAGCAAATTCACAGGCAGAGTCAATCTCTGCTTGGTGAGCAGTTTTACTTTGCCCAAGCATGGTGGCAGCATTTAAAGTAGCACGCCAAGGGCCAGCTAATAGTTCTGCAGCCTTTAAAAAAATAGCAGCTCGGTGTTCCCACTTAAGCTTAGACCATTCTTTTTTTGCTACTTCGGCGGCCTCAATAGCCATTTGCAATTCTTTTTTACCAGCTACATGGTAATGGGCTAAAATATGTTGATGATTATGAGGAATAATGCAGGTTTCTAAGTTGCCGGTTCTAATTTCTTTCCCCCCAATAATTAAAGGAATTTCAATTTCACGGCTCTTTAGATCTTTAAGCTTGTTCACTAGTGTGATTCGTTCAGCACTGCCTTTTTCATAGTGCAAAACAGGCTCATTCTTTGGTAGGGGAATTTTAAATATTCCTTTATTCATTTTAAATACCTCCAAAAATAGTTATCGAACACTCGGAGGCAGAGTCGGAGCATGATGAATTATATATTACGTAATTAAACAATAGCCCTTAATTTAGCTAATAAACAACTAAGCCTGTTAACAGGCATCACTAAACTAATGAGCTATATATTCATACCCCTTTCCGCACTGGGAGGCTTAATCGTTTCCAACTAAACCCTATCGGTCTTAGTTCCATAAAATATATTTCCCAGGAAAAAAGACTCGGAGTAAATATTCGACTCGCCTGTAATAATAGTTATTTACCAAGAGAATGTCAATAATTCTTTAAAAAATAAATTTAAAAATAATAAAAGCATTGCCAAAAAGTAGCCAATGCCTTTATTTATTAGGTTTTATCAGTTAATTATTCATTTAAGGCGTCTTTTAAAAACTCATAAATATCATTAGCAATTTCCGTAGTGATTTCATGTTTAACATTTTCATAAATCCTAAATTCAGAATTACTTAGACCTTTGTTTGCATATAAGTCTTTTATTATCTTAAATCTCTCAAGTAACACTTTATTATAAACTCTATGCAAAATAACATCATTATCTTGATCACTTAAGTTTCCCTTTACATATACAGGGGTAGGTTTGCTTTGGGATAGCTTTTTGGTATTTTCAGTTATGAACTTATTATAATACTCTAACCATGTATAGGTATTTGTTTTACCATTGTTGGTGATAACTTGCCAGCCACCCTCATCTTTGCTTCCTTTATAAATAAACCTGTTTATTGCTTTAAAAGTGTTAATATTAAAATCTTTACCTGTGATATCTTGGTAGTCATAAACACCAATAGGATAAGGTAAATTTTCACCCTTAAACGTTTTAAGTGGAACCATATTATTACAACCACCTATTACAGTTGCTTTAACTAACTCTGGGTGTAAAAAGCTAAATCTGTCAGTAAAATCTCCAGATGCAGAAAAGCCAAACATTAAAATCTTATTAGCTACATTTATATCGCCGTCTTTTAATCGCTTTTGGCAGTCTTTAACCATAGCTATCAGCTGTAAATCTAATCGCTCATTATCAGGAACTAAAATAGTTATTCTATCTAGTGAATGGGTATCCATAACCTCAGTACGTGGAAATATTGGCACTAGCAGAGGTACCCCTAATTTAGTTGCCAATTGTGCTTGTTTAATAGCTAAGCTTATAGCGCTATTTTTATGTATTTCAATATTCTCACAAACTAAGCCAGTGTTATTGGGCATAACTAAAATGTTTTTATGGTTAACTTTTGTAGGGGTAAATAAAATGTATTGGTAATTAAATCCCTTGTTAATATTGCTATTTACAATCTCATAATTTGCATTAGGCAGTTTATATATAGGGTAAGTATTTTTTAGCCCTACATAAACACCACCTGTATAGTTTTTAACAGCAACATTAATGTTATAGATGTTAGGTTTTAGGTCTAAAGAAAAATCATTTTCAATTTGTTTAAAATCCTTTGTAAAAACTACTTGTTCTTTCTCGTCAGTAATAGTTAACACTCCAGTGCCTGTAAGATTCTTAGCCCAAAGACGTAATTCTACGTTATTTTTAGCTATAAATCTCTTACTATAATTACCATTATAAAAGGGTCGTTGAAACATACTGCAACTAATGTTATTACTGCTTGCTTTTTCAGCGTTTAAACCAATGTAGATAGTAAGTATTTTAAACGAAACTAACAAAATAACAGCTAAACAAACAGCTAGTATAATTCTACGTGTTTTTAATTTCATAAAAAGACTCTCCTTTACATGTAAATATCAATAAGCTTTTCAATATTAACATGTAAAAATTAACATAATTATAAAGAAATAATTAATATATTATTAAGATAATACTAAAGGCTGTTCACTTTTTTAGTGAACAGCCTTTTTGGAGTTATGCTTTATTTACGTAAACTAAAACACTATCACGTAAAAATTTGGCTAAGCCAGGTTGCTCTTTATCGTAATATGCTGTAAATCTCTCATCTTCAACATACATTTTAACTAATCCAGTGTGAGCTTCTTCGTTATAGTAACCCCAACACATAGTTATCCATTGTTTGTGAAGTTTAGCAACAGTTTGTGCCAAAGCACTATTTACATCGCCGGTTTTATAAGCCTCTAGCAGTTTAATATTAATTTCCTTACTTAAGTTATCCATTTTATGGTATTCTGCTTTATTCATGTTTTTAAACGCCTTATAGGATTTATCAACAGCATCTTCGCCATACTTTTCTCTAATTTCTGTGCCATATTTTTCTTCATTTTCGGCTAACAGTTTTGATTTAAATCCTTCAAATTTCTCTTTATCAGTCATTTTAAGGCTCCCTTCTTTCATTGTTATAGTTTTTTGAACATTTTTAATTAAGCTATTGATTTGCTGTTGTTTTGCCAATAGCTTATGCAAATGTTGCTTTAATGCACTAACCTCATTAAAAGTAGGTGAATGTAGAATACTTTTAATATTATCTAAGCTAACACCTAGCTCGCGATAAAATAAAATCTGTTGTAGTTTATTTACCTCATGTTCGCCATAAATACGATATCCAGAAGAGCTTATTCTTTTGGGCTTTAGTAAGTCTATTTCATCATAATAGCGAATAGTTCTTGAACTAATGCCAGCTAAGTAGCTTAGCTTTTTAACTGTATACTCCATAAAATCACCTCCTAAAAAAACTATACACTTATACGTAGCGTAAAGGTCAAGGGCACACCAGTAGGAAATCACCTCTTTGTGATTCCATTGTGGATATTTAGGTAACCTGTAATAACATCTTTAAAAAACTGAGTACTCTAAAGCAATGTTATCAAGATTTATTTCATTAATACATGTGAAATACCCCTGTTTATTTCTCCTATTTATAATATTCAAGGCCTTATCATAGCTAATATTATATGCTGCCATTAACATATAAGCAGAGGCAGTATTAACATTAACGTTTAATGGTTTAGTTTCACTCTGCCAAAAACATACGGGTACTTGAATATTACTCATTAGCCATAACTCTTTACCTACATTATTATCAATCTTTAGTTCATTTAACGTTACTTTTTCACATATGTTTTGCAAACAATCTTTAAACTGCTTAATATAAATACGTGTTTTAGCAATATCTCCAATCATACCAGCATAAGCAAGTTGCTCATAAATATCACTAAGGCTATTATCCACAGTTTTTCCTAAAGTTGTTGAAGTAAAAATGTTAATCAGCTCTTGTTTATCTTGAGGAAAGCAGCTAATCCAAGTTTCAATAAAGTTAATCATTAAACTCTTATTTTTATAGTTATCTCTCATTTGGTACAACACCCATAAGTTTTTAAGAATTACGTTTTCAAATGGGGTAAAGATATCTTTAATAGCTAGGTTATTAGGGATATCCCTAACTGTAAAGTGATTATAAAAGCTTGCTTCAAGATAATTATTTTGCAGTTTATCATTACTATTTATTCTATAAAACAAAGTAGCTATCACACCCTCGCAGGCTAACAGCTGTTGAGCATTTTTAAGCTTAAGCTTATTAAACATAGGGCTAGTATGCTCTAAAATTAATTTATTTACCAATTTGCTTTGCTGCTTTATATTGTTTAAATTTACTTTTTGATAAATAAATCTATTATCAACAACTCCATTTATTCTATTACCAGAATCTAGCTCACTCTGCCATAGCTTAATTATTTGTTCATTATTATTATCTTTATTGAACAAGTCTCTATAAAGTTTTACATTGTCATAAGCAAAACGTTCAAATTGAATTGCAAAACCCTCTATAAAGGCTGTGTTTTCATCAGTAATGGCAACACTTAAATGTTGCATTGTTGACTTACCTTCTTTTAATTCTGGTAAAATATTACTCATTTTTACATGGGCCAATTCATGACTAAATATGTTTAGCTTACCATTTGCTAAATTTTGCTCATTAATCATTAAGTCTACATAGTTTAACTGCTCATAATACTGCTGTTGATTTTTATTAAGAATAGTTAAGCCCCTTTTTGCAAAGCCACCATCTGTGTTAGATAAAAATAGTACATTTGGTCCATATACATTTTCTACTAAGTTTCGGGAACATTGAGCTAGCTTAATAACAGATTTATGATATTTATAATTTAACTGTTCTTTAATTTTTATATATAAACTGGTATTTTTATTTAGAAAATGACCACTAGCATTATCTACAGCCTTAACTAACTCTATAGTAGTATTTGTTGGAAAAATAAAACTCATAATTTAGTGGCTCCATTAATATTGTATCTTTGTTTTCTATTTAAAGAGGCAACCGTTAAATAAGCGTTTAAGCCAAAATCCGTTGCAGCATATTTACCATTATCTTGTTTAACTACAAAGCCTTTATTTTGTAAATCCTTAAGGTGATGGTGCATATGCCCGCCAGCCATGTTTGTTGCTTTCATTAACTCTCCACTGCTTAAATCTTGTTTTGCTAAAATTCTAATAATAACTAAACGCTGTTTAGAGGATAATACATTACATATGGCTGCTAAATCATTATCATTTTCTTCTTCATAGAGAGTAGAGAAGCTAGTCACCTGAATACTTGATTTACTAGGTTGCTCATTTATAATTGTTTGCATTATTATGGTATCGTTTTGGCTAAAAAATTGCTTTAGTTTATTTGCTTCAGCTAAAAGAACAGACATTAACTCAGTTAGCTGCAAATTATTGTTGGTTACAGTGGTTGCTGTTGTGCTTAATATTTTTTCACCAAATACAGTTTGCTCAAGTTTTTCTATACGGTTTAGTAGTTGGTTAATAGTTATTTTATTATTCATATTATACCTCAATAATTATAATTTTATATAATTATATAATTTTATAACTATTGTGTAAACATAGTTTGCATCAAAAATTTGTTAAAATACAAAGAAATATATATTTCGAGTAGCAAAATGCTTGTAAATTTATTATCATTAGTAAAAGGGATTTTGGTGGTTAAAAAAAGGGGGATTTATAATGACAAGAGCAGAAGCAGTTACATTATTAAAACAATACGTGAAAACAGACCGAGTATTAAGACATTCTTATGCGGTAGAAGCAGCAATGAGAGTCTATGCAAAAAAGTATGAACAAGATGAAAACTATTGGGGTTTACTAGGTTTATTACATGATATAGATTTTGAAAAATACCCAGAGCAGCATCCTAATAAATCACCAGAAATATTAAGAGAAGCTGGCTTTGATAATGATTTTATTAACTCAGTTTTATCTCATGCTAACTGTGAAGTGCCAAGAGATTCACTAGAGCGCAAATGTTTACATGCAGTAGATGAAATGGCTAGCTTCATTATAGCAATTGCTTTAATGCGACCAACTAAGTTAGAGGGTTTAAAAGTTAAATCTGTTAAGAAAAAAATGAAAGATAAAGCCTTTGCTAAAGCAGTTAATAGAGTAGAACTAAAGGCTTCAGCAGAGCAGTTAGGGGTAGAGTTGGCGGATCATGTAAATACTATAGTAAGTGGTTTAATAGAGCATGAGGCTTTGTTAAATAAAGAGGGGTATAGCTTACTTAGTTAAATATTGTCTAACACCAAAAATTAAACAAAACAAAAAAACAGTCGGAAAAATAAAAAAAAGTTCCGTCTGTTTTTTTAACTTTTAAAATTCTAAGGTATTGCTATTTATTAATAATAACTTGTTAATTTTAGAAAAATAATGTATTTTATATAATATAATCAATGCCTGTTTGTAAAAAATAAAAAATATAAAACTACTTTCATAAAAAGAATTACAATTTTAATAAGGATTAATAATAATATGATAAATATAAGTAAAAATCTAAAAAAATTAGCTTGGTATAATTTTGCTATGCATCTTATCCAAGTACCTATAATACTTATTGTAGCAAAACTTATGGGGTTAATTTTTACATATGCAACAGCGAAAAATGTAAATATAGTTATTAGGTATAGTACTATTACCATTGTTGTACTTATAACTTATACATTATTTAAGTATTTCTTAGGAATTTTATATGACCAAAAAAAGATGCTTTTTTTACATCAATATAAAATGAGTGTTTACCATCAATTTTTAGCTAACCCTCTAAATATTTTGTTTATATCCCAAGATGGAGAGGTAATTGAAAAATTTCAGGATGACTTTGAAAAAGTAACAAGTAAAATAATTGATTTAAATCCTCAAGTATGGATAAACATTATCACTATTATTGGCTACTCAATTTATATTTGTTTGTTATGTCCTATTATAATGGTTACTTTACTTACAATTTCTCTATTTCAAATCGTTCCTCCAATTATTGTTAAAAAGTATATGACTGTTAATTATAAACAAACACGTGTTATTGAGGCCAAAATTATAAATTATATTATTGAAGGCTACAAAAACTTTAATATTATTAAGTTATATGGATTAAAAGATTACTACTTGAATGGCATGAAAAAACTTCACAAACAATACCTTAAAATAGGCAATCGTGCCGAAGCAACACTAACTGCTGAAGTATCTTTAAATAAAATCGTAGAGAACATCCTCAAGTATGGTACATATGCAATTTTAGGTATATTTGTTTTACTTAAGTATTGCTCTGTAGATATTGGTGTTCAGGCAATAGCTTTATCAGCGAGGTTATTTGCTGCAGTTAAGTCTCTGTTTAAAAGTATTCCAAAGTTTGCAATAGCAAAAATTGCTGAAAATAGGCTTTCTATGTGGTTTAATAATTCAGATATTCATAAAGAGAGTATAAGTAATTTAAAAATAACGTTATCAAATGTAAATTACGCTATTGAAAATAAAGTAATATTCGATAAGCTATCAACATGTATTGATGGCAATAAAATATCCCTAATTAAAGGTGAAAATGGTGCTGGTAAATCAACCTTAATTCGCTTAATTTTAGGACTTGTTCAAAATAAAAAAGGCAGTATTGAAGTAGGAGGCATAGCCCCTAATAAAATAGCAGAGAGAGAATATCTAAATAAGCTGTTTTATTTGCCACAAGAAGATATTTCATTGCCAATTACAGCAAACGAACTAGTAGAAATGGTTATTGATAAAAAAGCAATGATTGCCATAAGTCACATGCAAGACTTTTCATTAACCCAAAAAGCTATACATACTACATCTCTACAGAATCTCTCTGGAGGAGAACGTAAAAAAGTAATGTTATCGCTGGCACTTTCTTCAGATACATCTCTACTTATACTAGATGAACCTACAAATTCACTAGACGCAGATAGTAAACAGGTTCTCAAGATGAAGCTCAAAAAACGTGTGGGAGGAGCAATCATAGTAACACACGACGATTCATTTGAAAATATAGCCAATCATGTGCTAAGAATCAACGAAGGAGATATTAGCTATGATTAATGCTCAAAAGCAGATATACAAAGACTGTAAAAGATTTATGGCTGTACCAGCAATGTTAATTGCCCTAGAAGCGTTACTGAGTAATGCTTTATTAGTATATATAGCAAACACTTTAGGTAAGTTTGCAGATTCAGTTTTTCAGCTTAACTATAATTATGGACTCAAGAATCTTTACATTATGATTATCTGTTTACTATTATCTATTATTATTGTTCCTTTTATTGGTTTGTTTGGTAATTTGCTAATGTTTAAAAATAGTTTAGTTCATGATATCGCTATTATGAACAAGTTCTTTAATAAAAAATATCGAAATGCAACGGACATAGGAATGGGTGAAATACAACATAGATTAGATAACGACGCCGTCGACCTTCGCGTTTACTGGGTTCTGTTAACAGCAAAGTATATAGCTATACCACTAACAACTTGTTATTTGCTGTTTTCTGCTGTAGGTATAAGCGTTTTATATACTCTTGTTGTATTTATTCTCGCTGCAATTAAATTAATAGTTCCTGTTATTTTTAGAAAGCGCTTAGCTAATTATGATAAACAAACAAGGAAGTATAAAACAACATTTCGTGATTTCGAAATGAGCATTATACAAAAACCATACATCATAAAACTGTTTAGATTAAAGAACCCTTTTATAAAAAGGTTAAATAATTTATTTACTAGTTATTATTCCAA
This Clostridium sp. 'deep sea' DNA region includes the following protein-coding sequences:
- a CDS encoding YidE/YbjL duplication, with amino-acid sequence MDIKSIITNPFVLLFLSIVLGQYLGKLEYKNFKLGSSGGLFVGIFLSYTVTKWVAINGNVSFGAPFVTKDLFSLSLIGFIASVGLIASKNIKQTIKKNGLKFVFLAFVITFTGACLTLIFAKSFTHFSNASIIGTYVGSLTSSPGLATALEMAKNSVANSEALVGLGYSISYVPGVAIVIIFAQFMGKKYTKQGKNDNTNDNITESKNTSFDIIAFSFVCLTGVLLGKVKIYLGSFIGNFALGSTGGVLIMSLILGEVKKIGSMNFSMSKKSLSVVRDISLNMFLAIVGLNYGYNAVSLIQSSGLQLLLFGLTTGSLSVFMGYVVGKFVLKLNVIHLIGGICGGMTSTPGLAASIEAVNSEEVTVGYGATYPFALFFMILFTNILFKI
- the pruA gene encoding L-glutamate gamma-semialdehyde dehydrogenase, producing MNKGIFKIPLPKNEPVLHYEKGSAERITLVNKLKDLKSREIEIPLIIGGKEIRTGNLETCIIPHNHQHILAHYHVAGKKELQMAIEAAEVAKKEWSKLKWEHRAAIFLKAAELLAGPWRATLNAATMLGQSKTAHQAEIDSACEFADFLRFNVQFTEQIYQDQPYSTSTEWNRIEYRPLDGFVVAISPFNFTAIGGNLPTAPALLGNTVLWKPAGTAVYSNYFIMKLLQEAGLPAGVINFVPCDGPAISEVAIAHKDFAGIHFTGSTRVFEIIWQNIGKNIDSYRSYPRIVGETGGKDFVFAHKSCDAQALKTALIRGSFEYQGQKCSAASRAYIPASIYNIIKDDLIADVSKISVGDVEDFTNYMSAVIDKVAFNKIASYIDYAKNSNEAEIITGGTYDDSVGYFIDPTIIVTSNPKFKTMQEEIFGPVLTIYVYNDEEFEDTLQLCDETSPYALTGAIFAQDRYVIEHMEEVLSHSAGNFYINDKPTGAVVGQQPFGGSRKSGTNDKAGSKLNLQRWVTLRNIKENFNPPHSYKYKFMQD
- a CDS encoding MerR family transcriptional regulator, whose amino-acid sequence is MEYTVKKLSYLAGISSRTIRYYDEIDLLKPKRISSSGYRIYGEHEVNKLQQILFYRELGVSLDNIKSILHSPTFNEVSALKQHLHKLLAKQQQINSLIKNVQKTITMKEGSLKMTDKEKFEGFKSKLLAENEEKYGTEIREKYGEDAVDKSYKAFKNMNKAEYHKMDNLSKEINIKLLEAYKTGDVNSALAQTVAKLHKQWITMCWGYYNEEAHTGLVKMYVEDERFTAYYDKEQPGLAKFLRDSVLVYVNKA
- a CDS encoding winged helix-turn-helix domain-containing protein, with the protein product MNNKITINQLLNRIEKLEQTVFGEKILSTTATTVTNNNLQLTELMSVLLAEANKLKQFFSQNDTIIMQTIINEQPSKSSIQVTSFSTLYEEENDNDLAAICNVLSSKQRLVIIRILAKQDLSSGELMKATNMAGGHMHHHLKDLQNKGFVVKQDNGKYAATDFGLNAYLTVASLNRKQRYNINGATKL
- a CDS encoding HDIG domain-containing metalloprotein, which codes for MTRAEAVTLLKQYVKTDRVLRHSYAVEAAMRVYAKKYEQDENYWGLLGLLHDIDFEKYPEQHPNKSPEILREAGFDNDFINSVLSHANCEVPRDSLERKCLHAVDEMASFIIAIALMRPTKLEGLKVKSVKKKMKDKAFAKAVNRVELKASAEQLGVELADHVNTIVSGLIEHEALLNKEGYSLLS
- a CDS encoding ABC transporter ATP-binding protein codes for the protein MINISKNLKKLAWYNFAMHLIQVPIILIVAKLMGLIFTYATAKNVNIVIRYSTITIVVLITYTLFKYFLGILYDQKKMLFLHQYKMSVYHQFLANPLNILFISQDGEVIEKFQDDFEKVTSKIIDLNPQVWINIITIIGYSIYICLLCPIIMVTLLTISLFQIVPPIIVKKYMTVNYKQTRVIEAKIINYIIEGYKNFNIIKLYGLKDYYLNGMKKLHKQYLKIGNRAEATLTAEVSLNKIVENILKYGTYAILGIFVLLKYCSVDIGVQAIALSARLFAAVKSLFKSIPKFAIAKIAENRLSMWFNNSDIHKESISNLKITLSNVNYAIENKVIFDKLSTCIDGNKISLIKGENGAGKSTLIRLILGLVQNKKGSIEVGGIAPNKIAEREYLNKLFYLPQEDISLPITANELVEMVIDKKAMIAISHMQDFSLTQKAIHTTSLQNLSGGERKKVMLSLALSSDTSLLILDEPTNSLDADSKQVLKMKLKKRVGGAIIVTHDDSFENIANHVLRINEGDISYD